From the Brienomyrus brachyistius isolate T26 chromosome 23, BBRACH_0.4, whole genome shotgun sequence genome, the window GTCTTGGTCATTCTTGCAATGCGCAATGAAGCCCGCACGGTATCCCACCGATGCCGGTGCGCCATCGGTAGTTACCGACGCATCCTTCTCCAGCGGCACTTTTTTCTCCACAAAGAAAGTTTTTACCGCGCTGTAGATGAGTGGTTTGATCGTGTCTTTCCACATTGTGCCGCTTTGAAATCGTCACCATAGCTCCACAAATGAGACACACACTCTTATCTCGTATTGATGTAAAAAAGAACTCTTCTTCCCAGTATTTgttaaaaatatatgttttcTTTCTCTTCTCAGCCATGCTTTTTAGCGCGGTGTAATCATGGATGTATTAGCAAAACCAGGGTTAATTAATTGTCATGACAGGTAAACTATGAACTCGAAACATATGAATacattgtttttatatgtatatttttatttcgATTACCACCATAAAATTTTCATGTGtgaaactttcacaaaaatttacACAAGGCGcagcattaaaaaaatatgtacttATATTTTTGGTGAACCACAAAGGCAACTTGCTATTTTTAGCACAAGTCCGCGGGCGACTGAGATGAAGCCAACGGGCCACCGGGTGCCCGCGGACATagggttggtgacccctgtgtTAGGCTAATGCATCAGAGTGTTCGAGATCAGTGCTGTGAGTTCAGAAGCGTGATGGATGTGAGGTAAAAACTGTTGTTCAGCCAGGTTGTGCGAGCATACAAGGTTCTGTAGATGGTCCATCCCATGTTCGCTTTGAGCCTCGTCTTCTGAGAGAGAAGGATCACCATTAATAGCCAGAAGTTTCTGCCATTAATTGCATAGATGTCTTGATGTTACCATAATTGGTGTCAAACACCATCATTGATGTCATGATGTGAATCATACAGGAAAAGAATATATACATGAGAATCAGCTTTTATTGCCATTCAAAGCACTTGACATGATAAGAACGAAACACATTTTCTCAGGTCTAAACAATTAatagataaaaaaaacaattattgaatAAAATGTGTAAACTGGATAAAAATAGAATGAACTAAAATAAAACCTCTGAAGTAAAAAAGTAATGTACAATATTGCACAATTGTATGGCAGAACAGCAGGAACTTAAAGTGATCAGTGCAGGTTGCAAGGGTAAGTGAGAGAGTGACATCAAGGCATGTTATTACAGAAACTCCCGTCTCTTTTACTTccaaaaaacaaaactttattaAGACTTTTCAACGTCGCCTTAGCTCACAGGTGCCACCATTCGGTCATCAACACAaacttatttacatatatacagtTGACAATTGagagaatatttttcatttctaACAGACTTCCATGtttttttataaatgaaacatttattgtttataacacactttattacaaatgatattttcttaaatattatacatatgcagaaactaaaacaaacaaaaacagctcTATATATTGTACAATTTGCACTATTACAAGACTGCCCTTTCTCCAATCTGCATCTTTCAGCCTGAAGTTATTCTCATTCACATCTAAATGTTTTGGGGTAGATAAAGACTTTTTATTATGCAAACTGGTTATTATGGGAAATCTGGGAAAGTTTTTCATCTTCAGCCGCATAATTCATGGGTTATATGCAGAGATGAAATGGAGGTCTTGTTATAGTGCAAGAAAACAGAGGTAAACAGAATATTAACAATATTTAAACCCTTTCAATCAGACAGTTATAACCCTAATGCCAACTATAacaaaccttaacccctacccagcccaaacATTAACCATAAACtacaaaaaatcaacatttcaacatcaaatcaaaatcacaagttttttattgcagtcatatatttttataaaattgaatttcccactgtgggaaccaaaaaaatggtccccagaatgtgaaataacaggtttttatcacatttcggggacatttggttcccacaacataatatatacctggaccacacagacTCTCAGACACCAAGTCTCACTGCAGGTGATTGAAGCTTAAAAACAGCTTTTCCCCCCCAAGTATTCGTACTGTTGAAGAGTCTGGTCCTTCCCAATCTAAGACTGAATTTTCTAAATGAGATAACATTCCCTCTGTATTGGAATCATAACTGCAATAAACCTGCAATTAACAAAAATTCATTGCTGCACAATCAGCACTTTACCAAAATTCCATTACATCACATTCAGTGGTTGCCCAAAATCCATTACTACAGCGTTGCTCAAACTCATAtcaggctttggggctgcagggccctgcataaacaacccccccaaacacccccccccacggatGCGTATCCGCATATAGATATCCGCATAATAGATATTATTACTATAGATAAACAGtattactattactattattgttattattattatacctgaTCTGACTGAATTTTGATCGGTGCAGAAGCGAGCTTCCGCAGAccggcaggaaccctctcacgGACCGGCACCGGTCCGCGGGCcatagtttgagaaacgctgccCATACAACAGTACATTGTGTTTAAATATAGATGTGGGCAACCAAGATCAAAACCGAAAGCAATAAGCATAGTCGGGGATGAGGAACAGGATGTTCTGGAAGTCGGAAGGGTCAATCCTACACAGACGAGGACTCGGCACTGGAGTGGACATGGAACAAGAATCAGGGGTAGATGAGCTGAGACTGGAGCACGCAGGGTAGATTACAATACCTCACACTGAATGTGAGGTCTATCTGTGTTTTTACTGAAAGCAATGCGGGTGCTGGAATTCTTACAAGAGGGAGGCGTGGCAACAGGGGACCAATGGGTcttgggccgctgactggatgagATCCCAGACCAGGAAGCAGGGAACCAGAAATGGGGCTGCAACACAGAAACCAGGAAACTCACAGAGAAACCCAGAAacatgacaataaaagtatAATTAATTACAAATGAGGTTTCCTGGGCAATAAGTGAAACTATAAATTTTTTATATCACACACTAATAAGTATCAAAGTCCTACTGAAAACGTTGTACTTTTCTGCCTCACCTGTATAAAAAGTTCCCGGCTACAAAATGATGCAGCTTGGAACAAGGGCTCCAACGTGTGGTGCCGATCCGAAAGGCAGGCCCGTCGTCTCGGTGACCTTCCTCACTTTCAGCACGCCTGGCATTAGCATTTACAGGAAGGCAACCATTAGCATACATTCGATGTGTACATTTAACTTCCTGTCGCTTTTGCAACCTGCACCTTCAGtcaatttcatccatccatcttaaccaatttattaaaatttttatATGACATCTTACCCACAGAGGGAGATCCAAGGTCCTGAGGTCCTCCAACAGGATCAGAATGACTTGGACCTTTTTTTGGATCTGGACAGCCACTGTGATCCTTCAGCTGTCCATCCCACGTTCGCTTTGAGCCTCGTCTTCTGAGAGAGAAGGATCACCATTAATAGCCAGAAGTTTCTGCTCTTAATGGCATAGATGTCTTGATGTTGCCATAATTggtgtcaaagaccatcatttccaGACAAGGTCTTGTGATTTACAGTTAATGTGCTGGAATAGAATACATGTCACACAGGCTTAAACAACCAcgaaatacctgaaatactcaGTATAGCACATCTGTAGgaataataaattaaagtacGCGATTAGGCTGTGTGTGCAGCTTATCATTCTACCCAAGAAGAACCTACTCCTCTTTGATCCGGATCAGGGGTCCATCCTGTTCCACTTCGCTGTCTTGTACGCTGGCTGAAAAACGTAGCAGACAGCAGTAAATACTAAGGGTAAGTGTCTCTCTAGGCCTGCTAGACTGAGCTAAGACTTTGACCTGTAGCTCTGCACTCTATGTTTCAGTAGAATGTACAGTAATAGGCTCATTAATGGCTGAGAGGTCACACAAAACAGCGAACAAGGAACTGCGGAAAATCTCAATGAATCAATAGATGGATTGCAAAATGTACAATGAATATAAGATTAAACATTTtaagaatatttaagaaaagtgCTCAGTGACAACAATTCTGGGAAGActaatgtaaatttaaaataaataaactagATCAAGTTCCAGTGCATAGAAACTGACAGGCTACAGAAAAACTGGCACTTAGAGCTCATACTTACACTCTGGGCTCCCTGCGTGGTCAGAAGCACGGGGTTCCTGGGTCCGGATGGTCATGCTGCAGAGCGTGCAGGCAAAGGGTACAGAGGATGGGCCCTGGGGCCACTGAAAGCCCTCCCCGCTGTAGTGCCGCTGGGCCCCGCTGTGATGTTCGGGGCGCTCCCGCTTCCACAGAGAGTGGGAGGGTACGATGGCCATCACCTGCATGGGGACACGGACATACATGGATCAAATGACAGAACGTGACTCACTGTGACACCAGCAACACCACTTATGATAACAGTCATTTGGTATCTGCCCCCAAAGACGTCAGTGAGCAAACAGCCCTTAGCTTAGCTTAAGTTATAGTAAGACAGAAAAGGTCATTAATGATGAGAAACCCTTCCCTCTGCTCTGAGACATTTCAAGCCTCATGGTGGCTGAACattaatgtaatttacttgtattAAAGATGAGACAACATACTGTACCTCCTCACAGCAGTGGCGGCTGACAGCAGTCCTGTACTCCATCCGGGCCCAGAGCTGGTCCTTCTTCTTGATGAAGGAGGGAAACTGAcgtctccagtttcctcccaaggCCCAGGGGAAGATCTCAAATCTGTTCCCCGTCTCTTCTTCCTCCATCATGTTCGCGAGATATCTGGGGAGAGGAAGAATTCACTATTCCGAGATCCATTGGCTTTGCTGATCTCCAGCAATTTCATCCAAGACTTATTCTCATGCTGATGGAGGAAattgtttttgttattattttaacattcatcTATATTGTCCACCAGAGCATGCCGTCACTTACAGGGCGATGAAGAAGTTCATCCTCGTGTGCTCACTGGCCGTGAAGTGAGCTCTTTTAAAGTAGACAAAGGTGATCGCCAGAAGGTACTGAAATGAAGAGCAAAGGGATGGAAAAAGTAGTCTCTGCTTTGCTTAGAGTGATTAAAGCAGCAACACCAATGCATGACAGTTACCTTGTCGGTCACCATGTAGCTGGAGTCCATGCAGAGGAAATGCTGGATCAGATCATCATCTGAGGgcatcatgaaatatttttagtactacatactttttttttgacatttgaATTCGTCCAGTATACAGAAAGCAGGCACATACTGTTCTTgtaatgaaatgcattttattttgatGTTATATTTTCATTAGAAAAAAAGCAGATTTAAAAGATAATTTAAAGCTCTTCCTCACGCTGGAACTAATCTAACCCACCCAGCAGTGCGAAGAAAGCAGCCATTTCCTGCTGATCCATGATGATCAGGGATTCATCTTGCTGCTCCCTGCCGGTGAAGTCCTGTCCGGACGGATCTTCTGCCTCCTGTTGACTGAGGTACCGGCGCCGGAAGTGCGCGTGCCTCACCATCCCTGCGGAGCAGAGCGGAGGCAGTGGGGTAACTCCGCTAGGGGGCGCACTGACAAGGCGTTAGTTGTAATGCGCACTGACAAGGCGTTAGCCGGCTTGTGTTCTAATGTCGGCTTGGATTGTAAAGCAGGCCAGTCACGTGGCGCAGCTAACTGGCTAACATACTCTCTTCaaattttttatgtttaaataTGAGACAAATATATTGGGTTATTTTCCCGCACTGACTAAACATAATAATATGGCTTAGCAAGATACGTAGTAAACCTCGAATTTCGTGCTCATTAAGCTCAACCTTTAGATCAATATAATGATATGACATAAAGAACACATTGTGTAAAGCTTACTTTAACTGCAAGGAGATTGTTGTTAAAGAATGTTCAGGTGTCTTCTTCCTGATGTTCTTTCTTGAAGTAAAAAAATGACGTGAAAACTTTGACAACTTTATAAATGgagtcatttttaaattaaatgacaactaatttctgtttaataaaacttttaaacattttactctTTACACTAAATTAAAAAATAGCAAAATAACGAAGACGGGCACCACGCAGGCAGTAGGAACCAAACCGTCCCAGTTTTTAGAGCTGATCTCAGCGAAGCGGGGCAGTTTCAGAGATGATCACTGTACCTTCTGGTGATCAACAGTGGAAGAAAATTCTTTGAGCGAGAACCAGTTCTGCTCCCCCAGCCATGCTCACATGAACTTGGGCCACAGCCTCCAGCATCGTCACGTGGATCTGTCTGCAGTACATGATTAACAACTTCTGCCATTTGACTCGACAGTGCAATGGGGTTATGCTCTCATGATAGAATGTCACCAGAATTCAGAACAGACAGTGATGACAGTGGCACTGGTGCCTCAGGGACTGGAGACTGTCACTGGAACTGTCACAAGTACACTTTCATTCAACAGACATGCATGGTACAGTGTCACTGGGGTGTGGGATTCCTCCACCTCTTGAAGCCAGTTTAGATATGGCATGAATTTAGTGATGGTATGGATGACATCACAGTTTGGGCAGGAGGCCATCATCATCAGTGATGACGAGGACACCGTTTTCTTGATTATGTTAGACCTGCCCTATAGCCAGGGAAGGATCGACGCGGTAGGACTTTGCCGGCATTCACAGGGCCTGTTAATACAACATCCCTGTCACCATGTTGGTTGGGCTACTCCAGGCTGTGTTATCTAGCCCCTGATCACTGTTCCCTGTACCCAGGCTCTACTGGATTTGCAGAGATGAGCTACTGCCCTCACCACTGAGTGCATGATCCAGCCGCTACCCACAGGAATATGAGACAAATGTGTGAGTTCGGAATCCCACCCCTCCATGAGGGGCTTTTTTTATCGATCGGTGATTAAAGGCAGGCCTGTCTCAATAGCTGTGAAAATGGCCTGTTAGGGGTTGGGCGTATTGCTAGTGATGGAAAGTATGGCTTTGACACCCTTGAAGTGGGATAACCCCTACTGTCAATCAAACATACGATCAACAGCACACTGTGTGGTTATGCACTTTCAAATTTCTTTGTGACTATTGTTTTCTCATATTTTCCCCCAGGAAAATCCCAAGTGTCTTTTTTGCAGAATGGACTTGTGTGAATATAGTAGAGAAACGACCCTGCATAACCTCAGGAGAGCCAGCCTCTACATCATTGCACATCTATCTAGACAGTGTTTTCAGCCAAATTTGCCTGCCGAATTGGAgggatgtgagtgtgacctcAGCAAGCCAGACTAAATGGATGTGAATCATACAGGAAAAGAATATATACATGAGAATCAGCTTTTATTGCCATTCAAAGCACTTGACATAAGAACGAAACACATTTTCTCAGGTCTaaacaataaatagaaaaaaaacaataatggaataaaatgtctaaactggaTAAAAATAGAATGAACTAAAATAAAACCTCTGAAGTAAAAAAGTAATGTACAATATTGCACAATTGTATGGCAGAACAGCAGGAACTTAAAGTGATCAGCGCAGGTTGCAAAGGTAAGTGAGAGAGTGACATCAAGGCATGTTATTACAGAAACTCCCGTCTCTTTTACTTccaaaaaacaaaactttattaAGACTTTTCAACGTCGCCTTAGCTCACAGCTGCCACCATTCGGTCATCAACACAaacttatttacatatatacagtTGACAATTGagaaagaaatgaaaaatgttaaaagacttccatgtttttgtataaatgaaacatttattaTTCATAACACACACTTTAATACaaattatattttcttaaatattatacatatacagaaactaaaacaaacaaaaacagctcTATATATTGTACAATTTGCACTATTACAAGACTGCCCTTTCTCCAATCTGCATCTTTCAGCCTGAAGTTATTCTCATTCACATCTAAATGTTTTGGGGTAGATAAAGACTTTTTATTATGCAAACTGGTTATTATGGGAAATCTGGAAAAGTTTTTCATCTTCAGCCACATTATTCATGGGTTATATGCAGAGATGAAATGGAGGTCTTGTTATAGTGCAAGAAAACAGAGGTAAACAGAATATTAACAATATTTAAACCCTTTCAATCAGACAGTTATAACCCTAATGCCAACTATAacaaaccttaaccataagctacaaaaaaatcaacatttcaacatcaaatcaaaatcacaagttttttattgcagtcatatatttttataaaattgaatttcccacTGTGGGAACCAAAAAAATGGTATCCAGAATgtgaaataacaggtttttatcacattttggggacatttggttcccacaacataatatatacctggaccacacagacTCTCAGACACCAAGTTTCACTGCAGGTGATTGAAGCTTAAAAACAGCTTTTCCCCCCCAAGTATTCGTACTGTTGAAGAGTCTGGTCCTTCCCAATCTAAGACTGAATTTTCTAAATGAGATAACATTCCCTCTGTATTGGAATCATAACTGCAATAAACCTGTGATTAACAAAAATTCATTGCTGCAGAATCAGCACTTTACCAAAATTCCATTATATCACATTCAATGGTTGCCCAAAATCCATTACTACAGCGTTGCTCAAACtcatgtcaggctttggggctgcagGGCCCTGCATAAACGACCCCCCCAAACAACCTCCCCCCCCGCGGATGCATATCCGCATAAATAGATATTATTACTATAGATAAACACTAttactattattgttattattattatgcctgATCTGACTGAATTTTGATCGGTGCAGAAGCGAGCTTCCGCAGAccggcaggaaccctctcacgGACCGGCACCGGTCCGCGGGCcatagtttgagaaacgctgccCATACAACAGTACATTGTGTTTAAATATAGATGTGGGCAACCAAGATCAAAACAGAAAGGAATAAACATAGTCGGGGATGAGGAGCAGGATGTTCTGGATGTCGGAAGGGTCAATCCTACACAGACGAGGACTCGGCACTGGAGTGGATATGGAACAAGAATCAGGGGTAGATGAGCTGAGACTGGAGCACGCAGGGTAGATTACAATACCTCACACTGAATGTGAGGTCTATCTGTGTTTTTACTGAAAGCAAGGCGGGTGCTGGAATTCTTACAAGGGGAAGGCGTGGCAACAGGGGACCAATGGGTcttgggccgctgactggatgagATCCCAGACCAGGAAGCAGGGAACCAGAAATGGGGCTGCAACACAGAAACCAGGAAACTCACAGAGAAACCCAGAAacatgacaataaaagtatAATTAATTACAAATGAGGTTTCCTGGGCAATAAGTGAAACTATCCATTTTTTATatcacacattaataaataTAAGTCCTACTGAAAACGTTGTACTTTTCTGCCTCACCTGTATAAAAAGTTCCCGGCTACAAAATGATGCAGCTTGGAACAAGGGCTCCAACGTGTGGTGCCGATCTGAAAGGCAGGCCCGTCGTCTCGGTGACCTTCCTCACTTTCAGAACGCCTGGCATTAGCATTTACAGGAAGGCAACCATTAGCATACATTCGATGTGTACATTTAACTTCCAGTCGTTTTTGCAACCCGCACCTTCAGtcaatttcatccatccatcttaaccACTTTACTAAAATTTTTATATGACATCTTACCCACAGAGGGAGATCCAAGGTCCTGAGGTCTTCCAACAGGATCAGAATGACTtggacctttttctggatctgGACAGCGACTGTGATCCTTCAGCTGTCCATCCCATGTTCGCTTTGAGCCTCGTCTTCTGAGAGAGAAGGATCACCATTAATAGCCAGAAGTTTCTGCTCTTAATTGCATAGATGTCTTGATGTTACCATAATTggtgtcaaagaccatcatttccaAACAAGGTCTTGTGATTTACAGTTAATGTGCTGGAATAGAATACATGTGACACAGACTTAAACAACCACGAAATCCCTGAAATACTCAGTATAGCACATCTGTTGGAATAATGAATTAAAGTACGCGATTAGGCTGTGTGTGCAGCTTATCATTCTACCCAAGAAGAACCTACTCCTCTTTGATCCGGATCAGGGGTCCATCCTGTTCTGCTTCGCTGTCTTGTGCGCTGGCTGAAAAACATAGCAGACAGCAGTAAATACTGAGGGTAAGTGTATCTCTAGGCCTGCTAGACTGAGCTAAGACTTTGACCTGTAGCTCTGCACTCTATGTTTCAGTAGAATGTACAGTAATAGGCTCATTAATGGCTGAGAGGTCACACAAGACAGCGAACAAGGAACTGGGGAAAATCTCAATGAATCAATAGATGGATTGCAAAATGTACAATGAATATAAGATTAAACTTTTtaagaatatttaagaaaagtgCTCAGTGACAACAATTCGGGGAAGACTAATgtcaatttaaaataaataaactagATCAAGTTCCAGTGCATAGAAACTGACAGGCTACAGAAAAACTGGCACTTAGAGCTCATACTTACACTCTGGGCTCCCTGAGTGGTCAGAAGCACGGGGTTCCTGGGTCCGGACGGTCATGCTGCAGAGCGTGCAGGCGACGGGTACAGAGGATGGGCCCCGGGGCCACTGAAAGCCCTCCCCGCTGTAGTGCCGCTGGGCCCCGCTGTGATGTTCGGGGCGCTCCCGATTCCACAGAGAGTGGGAGGGTACGATGGCCATCACCTGCATGGGGACACGGACATACATGGATCAGATGACAGAACGTGACTCACTGTGACACCAGCAACACCACTTATGATAACAGTCATTTGGTATCTGCCCCCAAAGACATCAGTGAGCAAATAGCCCTTAGCTTAGCTTAAGTTACAGTAAGACAGAAAAG encodes:
- the LOC125719447 gene encoding speedy protein A-like is translated as MVRHAHFRRRYLSQQEAEGPSGQDFSGREQQEESLIIMDQQEMAAFFALLDDDLIQHFLCMDSCYMVTDKYLLAITFIYFKRAHFTASEHTRMNFFIALYLANMMEEEETGNRFKIFPWALGGNWRRQFPSFIKKKDQLWARMEYRTAVSRHCCEEVMAIVPSHSLWNRERPEHHSGAQRHYSGEGFQWPRGPSSVPVACTLCSMTVRTQEPRASDHSGSPESSAQDSEAEQDGPLIRIKEERRGSKRTWDGQLKDHSRCPDPEKGPSHSDPVGRPQDLGSPSVGVLKVRKVTETTGLPFRSAPHVGALVPSCIIL